In a genomic window of Alcanivorax sp.:
- a CDS encoding TRAP transporter large permease subunit has protein sequence MDKPSSMKVANRSVGEWLASLPTLILLLLTVFLASGEVLHSQLLKIGENTWEGYFKLRGAGILQEPTCNPDANLDDQLEAAIIRKKQQMADDPLAGMFGTEVNEDALRQSLEASQQICREKWATYTMVQEKVTPGVIAFRTLEGGVAKVVTSLGHYKRLLLCILVIICAATATLTRHHIALRPAQTRKDHFVSSLGQLSANVMLLLSAWIYRGEEVSAMADGVQVNHFYLHQFWIAGFALLSLAALWQLIKPPKDLEEGGSWGKALLTIPLYSFMCITAGIQFVSQGYYHGISVYLGMMMELSTLFLSLALYIWIGMMLRQTKMAHLVFDVLRPWKMSPELMCFVVLAVTAIPTAYTGASGIFVIAAGATIYNELIRAGARKQLALAATAMSGSMGVVLRPCLLVVIIAALNNSVTTDELFTSGLKIFGLSLLLFFIYSQFARTEAARIAPFSEAVPASIKRLVPLVPYVIIMGTVVVFFRDVLDTQLNENYAPIILPVMLLAILSYEKLSNKALHLFTIVLVPLLVYSLYNLTGINAALEAGNIPTGTSAEDLEALFWGLLWRNLLLGAAVVLYYVLKQPTEDPDYREEPGVGDRLENSLRFATNETTGHIGALLMLMALSVSVGGIIERSGVMENLPETFANVWLAMTLLVVTMVIIGMIMDPYGAVILVNATIAQVAFDNGIAPLHFWMITLVAFELGYLSPPVALNHLLTRQVVGEAEVESAKLKEGSFFRRYEKFLLPIAVMLTALLLVSYVPLLSDTVHEYMFQKIEVGG, from the coding sequence ATGGACAAACCTTCTTCTATGAAAGTGGCGAACCGTTCCGTCGGTGAATGGTTGGCATCGCTACCAACCCTGATTCTCCTGTTGCTGACGGTGTTTCTCGCATCAGGGGAAGTTCTTCACTCCCAGCTGCTGAAAATCGGCGAAAACACCTGGGAAGGCTACTTCAAGTTACGGGGTGCCGGCATCCTTCAGGAGCCGACCTGTAATCCGGACGCCAACCTTGATGACCAACTTGAAGCGGCCATCATCAGAAAGAAACAGCAGATGGCTGACGATCCTCTGGCCGGCATGTTCGGCACCGAGGTAAACGAAGACGCTTTGCGTCAGTCACTGGAAGCTTCCCAGCAAATCTGCCGTGAGAAGTGGGCCACCTACACCATGGTGCAGGAAAAGGTCACCCCCGGCGTGATTGCTTTCCGGACCCTGGAAGGCGGCGTGGCCAAGGTAGTGACCTCTCTGGGCCACTACAAGCGACTGCTGCTGTGTATCCTGGTCATTATCTGTGCCGCCACAGCCACCCTGACCCGCCACCATATTGCCCTGCGCCCGGCGCAAACCCGCAAGGACCATTTCGTATCCAGCCTTGGCCAGCTTTCCGCTAATGTGATGCTGCTACTGTCCGCCTGGATCTACCGTGGCGAGGAAGTCAGCGCCATGGCCGACGGGGTTCAGGTCAACCACTTTTACCTTCACCAGTTCTGGATCGCCGGTTTTGCCCTGCTGTCCCTGGCGGCACTCTGGCAGCTGATCAAGCCGCCCAAGGACCTGGAAGAAGGCGGCAGCTGGGGCAAGGCCCTGCTGACCATTCCGCTGTACAGCTTCATGTGTATCACCGCTGGCATCCAGTTCGTCAGCCAGGGTTACTACCACGGTATCAGTGTATATCTGGGCATGATGATGGAACTGTCCACCCTGTTCCTGAGCCTGGCCCTGTATATCTGGATTGGTATGATGCTGCGCCAGACCAAGATGGCCCATCTGGTGTTTGACGTGCTGCGTCCGTGGAAGATGTCCCCGGAACTGATGTGTTTCGTGGTGCTCGCGGTTACCGCGATCCCCACCGCCTACACCGGCGCTTCCGGTATCTTCGTTATTGCCGCCGGTGCCACCATCTACAACGAACTGATCCGTGCCGGTGCCCGCAAGCAACTGGCCCTGGCCGCCACCGCCATGTCCGGTTCCATGGGTGTGGTACTGCGTCCCTGCCTGCTGGTAGTGATCATCGCTGCGCTGAACAACTCGGTAACCACTGATGAACTGTTCACCTCCGGCCTGAAGATCTTCGGTCTGTCGCTGCTGCTGTTCTTTATCTACAGTCAGTTTGCCCGTACCGAAGCGGCTCGCATCGCACCGTTCTCGGAAGCCGTACCAGCCAGCATCAAGCGTCTGGTTCCATTAGTGCCCTACGTGATCATCATGGGCACCGTGGTCGTATTCTTCCGCGATGTCCTGGACACACAGCTCAACGAGAACTATGCGCCGATCATTCTGCCGGTGATGCTGCTTGCCATTCTCAGCTACGAGAAACTGAGCAATAAGGCCCTGCATCTGTTCACCATCGTGCTGGTTCCGCTGCTGGTGTACTCCCTGTACAACCTGACCGGTATCAATGCGGCTTTGGAGGCTGGCAATATCCCCACCGGCACTTCTGCCGAGGATCTGGAAGCCCTGTTCTGGGGGCTGCTGTGGCGCAACCTGCTGCTTGGCGCGGCAGTCGTGCTCTACTATGTGCTGAAGCAACCCACAGAAGACCCGGATTATCGGGAAGAACCCGGGGTTGGTGACCGACTGGAAAACTCCCTGCGCTTTGCCACCAATGAAACCACCGGCCACATTGGTGCCCTGCTGATGCTGATGGCCCTGTCCGTGAGTGTCGGCGGTATCATCGAGCGCTCTGGTGTCATGGAGAACCTGCCGGAAACCTTCGCCAACGTCTGGCTGGCCATGACCCTGCTGGTAGTCACCATGGTGATCATCGGCATGATCATGGACCCCTACGGGGCGGTGATTCTGGTGAACGCCACCATTGCCCAGGTCGCGTTCGACAACGGTATTGCACCGTTGCACTTCTGGATGATCACCCTGGTGGCCTTCGAATTGGGTTACCTGTCACCACCAGTGGCACTAAATCACTTGTTAACACGTCAAGTGGTGGGTGAGGCAGAAGTGGAATCCGCCAAGCTCAAGGAAGGCAGCTTCTTCCGTCGCTATGAGAAGTTCCTGCTTCCCATCGCGGTAATGCTGACTGCCCTGCTGCTTGTGTCTTACGTACCGTTGCTGTCCGATACAGTTCACGAGTACATGTTCCAGAAGATCGAGGTCGGTGGCTAA
- a CDS encoding putative solute-binding protein, whose amino-acid sequence MKFFRHLLILPLLIGALTAHADNSLNLSPAQQAELEKFAPGVSLTPELAEKLRAIAYDQSRSLDDRIEAMQKVAGFSMGEPLKRRICIWDIAGRAGPIYKAAEDQRTRLLEYGVDLDIQAYTSESVVVEDLKAGICDAALISGLRGRLFNKYTGTIDSIGGVPSDEHMKILLQVMANPKSADKMVSGEYVILGLASAGGAYVFVNDRTINTLANAAGKRVAVLDYDPTQAEMVSQIGATPVASDIVSAPNKFNNGVVDVLAAPLVAYEVLELYKGMSPDGGIINYPLAQITMQLIGRKDKFPNEVAQLVREEFFNSYHLIKERLDQEAAKVPDHWWIEIPDSDKREYETMMQEARLTLREKDYYDADMLTLQRKIRCKLNPSKGECADPVE is encoded by the coding sequence GTGAAATTTTTCCGCCATCTGCTCATTCTTCCCCTGCTGATCGGCGCACTCACCGCCCACGCAGATAACTCACTGAACCTGTCACCTGCGCAACAGGCTGAGCTGGAAAAGTTTGCTCCTGGCGTATCGCTTACCCCCGAGCTGGCTGAAAAGCTGCGCGCCATTGCCTACGACCAGAGCCGCAGCCTCGACGACCGCATCGAAGCGATGCAGAAAGTGGCCGGCTTCAGCATGGGCGAACCACTGAAACGGCGGATCTGTATCTGGGATATCGCCGGTCGTGCCGGCCCCATCTACAAGGCCGCCGAAGACCAGCGCACCCGGCTGCTGGAATACGGCGTGGATCTGGATATTCAAGCCTACACCAGCGAAAGCGTGGTGGTGGAAGACCTGAAAGCCGGCATCTGCGATGCGGCCCTGATCAGCGGCTTGCGCGGACGCCTGTTCAACAAGTACACCGGCACCATCGATTCCATCGGCGGCGTTCCCAGTGACGAGCATATGAAGATCTTGCTGCAGGTCATGGCCAATCCGAAATCCGCCGACAAGATGGTCAGTGGTGAATATGTAATTCTCGGCCTGGCCTCTGCCGGTGGCGCCTATGTTTTCGTCAACGACAGAACCATCAACACCCTGGCCAATGCAGCGGGCAAACGGGTCGCAGTGCTGGACTATGATCCCACTCAGGCGGAAATGGTGTCACAGATCGGCGCCACCCCGGTGGCCTCGGACATCGTTTCTGCCCCCAACAAGTTCAACAACGGCGTAGTGGATGTGCTGGCAGCCCCCCTGGTGGCCTATGAAGTACTGGAACTGTACAAGGGCATGTCGCCGGACGGCGGCATCATCAACTACCCGCTGGCGCAAATCACCATGCAGCTGATCGGTCGCAAGGACAAGTTTCCCAACGAAGTGGCGCAGCTGGTTCGCGAAGAATTCTTCAACAGCTATCACCTGATCAAGGAACGACTGGACCAGGAAGCCGCCAAGGTACCGGATCACTGGTGGATCGAGATTCCGGATTCTGACAAACGGGAATACGAAACAATGATGCAGGAAGCACGCCTTACCCTGCGTGAGAAAGACTATTACGATGCCGATATGCTGACCCTGCAACGCAAGATCCGCTGCAAGCTCAATCCGTCGAAAGGAGAATGTGCGGATCCGGTGGAATAA
- a CDS encoding YciK family oxidoreductase, translating to MSELSSVNAKALAYQCPTDAFKDRIILVTGAGAGIGRCAALTLARHGATVILLGRTPEKLEKVYDEIKAAGGPEPALAPVNLAVARPEDFLELAGLFDKEFGRLDGILHNASVLGDITPLERYGVGTWDSVMQVNVNSAFYLTQAMLPLLRASEDARLLFTSSSVGRKGRAFWGAYAVSKAATENLAQVLAEELENTSNIRVNTLNPGGTRTDMRAQAYPGEDPQTLKTPDEIMAPYLFLLGPDSRDVNGESIDAQPK from the coding sequence ATGAGCGAATTATCATCCGTGAATGCAAAAGCATTGGCTTACCAATGCCCCACTGATGCTTTCAAGGACCGCATCATTCTGGTCACCGGCGCCGGCGCCGGCATCGGTCGCTGCGCCGCCCTGACCCTGGCCCGTCACGGCGCCACGGTCATCCTGCTGGGTCGCACCCCGGAAAAGCTGGAAAAGGTCTACGACGAGATCAAGGCCGCCGGTGGCCCGGAGCCGGCCCTGGCGCCAGTGAACCTGGCGGTGGCCCGCCCGGAGGACTTCCTGGAACTGGCCGGCCTGTTCGACAAGGAATTCGGGCGTCTGGACGGCATCCTGCATAATGCCTCCGTGCTTGGCGACATTACCCCGCTGGAGCGCTACGGTGTCGGCACCTGGGATTCAGTGATGCAGGTGAACGTTAACAGCGCCTTTTACCTGACCCAGGCCATGCTGCCCCTGCTGCGCGCCAGCGAGGATGCGCGCCTGCTGTTCACCTCCTCCAGTGTTGGCCGCAAGGGCCGCGCCTTCTGGGGTGCCTATGCCGTCTCCAAGGCCGCCACCGAAAATCTGGCACAGGTACTGGCTGAAGAGCTGGAGAACACCAGCAACATCCGCGTTAACACCCTCAACCCCGGTGGCACGCGCACCGACATGCGCGCCCAGGCCTACCCGGGCGAAGACCCGCAGACGCTGAAAACCCCGGACGAAATCATGGCCCCCTACCTGTTCCTGCTCGGCCCGGACAGCCGAGACGTGAACGGCGAGTCCATCGACGCGCAGCCGAAATAA
- a CDS encoding AarF/UbiB family protein, translated as MKAWLAGERSGVSLAMNTARGGLRILETLGVVGRQGLNWMLGDRPPVPALLRTTFESLGTTYIKLGQFIASSPSIFPEEYVVEFQRCLDRTPALPFHYIRETIEKELGGSLESLYQSVDPKPLASASIAQVHAAKLKNGQDVVIKVQRPGVRNVLLTDFNFLYFAARVTERLAPGLSRSAISGVIEELQAGMLEECDFIKEAHNLQAFNAFLRDTGNTSAVAPDPVMSHTTGKVLTMERFFGVPLTDMNVLRQYTDDPAETLISALNTWFSSLMLCDFFHADVHAGNLMLLEDGRVGFIDFGIVGRIRREAWDGMAKFFDAIGRGDVRQMAEAMAIIGMTREEVDVEALARDIESLQGALGQVDPSALVQADRNDKEVNRLLMDLVKIGEGHGIRFPREFALLLKQFLYFDRYVQVLAPEMDMFSDNRVDMFGAIDDMPGGFLH; from the coding sequence ATGAAAGCCTGGCTGGCTGGCGAGAGAAGCGGTGTTTCTCTCGCCATGAATACTGCCCGTGGTGGCCTGCGCATCCTGGAAACGCTCGGGGTAGTGGGGCGGCAGGGGCTCAACTGGATGCTCGGCGATCGCCCGCCAGTACCGGCTTTGCTGCGTACCACCTTCGAATCCCTGGGTACTACCTACATCAAGCTGGGGCAGTTTATTGCCAGCTCCCCATCAATCTTCCCGGAAGAGTACGTGGTGGAATTCCAGCGTTGCCTGGATCGCACCCCGGCACTGCCGTTTCACTATATCCGTGAAACCATCGAAAAAGAGCTGGGCGGATCGCTGGAGTCGCTATATCAGTCGGTTGACCCCAAGCCATTGGCCAGTGCGTCCATTGCGCAGGTTCATGCGGCAAAGCTCAAAAACGGACAGGATGTGGTTATCAAAGTTCAGCGGCCCGGTGTACGTAATGTGCTGCTGACGGATTTCAATTTTCTCTACTTTGCTGCCCGGGTGACCGAGCGGTTGGCACCGGGGCTGTCCCGTTCTGCCATTTCCGGTGTCATTGAGGAGTTACAGGCCGGCATGTTGGAAGAATGTGACTTCATCAAGGAAGCCCACAATCTGCAGGCGTTCAATGCTTTCCTGCGTGATACCGGCAATACCTCGGCGGTGGCACCGGATCCGGTCATGTCCCACACCACCGGCAAGGTGCTGACCATGGAGCGCTTCTTCGGGGTTCCCCTGACCGACATGAATGTGCTCAGACAATATACTGATGATCCGGCGGAAACCCTGATCTCAGCCCTGAATACCTGGTTTTCCAGCCTGATGTTGTGTGATTTCTTCCATGCGGATGTCCATGCTGGCAATTTGATGTTGCTGGAGGATGGTCGAGTCGGCTTTATCGATTTCGGTATTGTCGGTCGCATTCGCCGCGAGGCCTGGGATGGCATGGCCAAATTCTTTGATGCCATCGGCCGGGGTGATGTCCGGCAGATGGCGGAAGCCATGGCGATCATCGGCATGACCCGCGAAGAAGTGGATGTGGAAGCGCTGGCGCGGGATATCGAAAGCCTGCAAGGGGCGCTGGGTCAGGTTGACCCGTCTGCCCTGGTGCAGGCCGACCGCAACGACAAGGAAGTCAACCGCCTGCTCATGGACCTGGTGAAAATCGGCGAAGGCCACGGCATCCGTTTCCCCCGCGAATTTGCCCTGTTGCTCAAACAGTTCCTTTACTTCGACCGTTATGTACAGGTGCTGGCGCCGGAAATGGACATGTTCAGCGATAACCGCGTGGACATGTTCGGGGCCATTGATGATATGCCGGGCGGATTTTTGCACTAG
- a CDS encoding HAD-IA family hydrolase → MNKLEAVYFDLDGTLIDTAPDFYTVLNTLLKQHGRPEVSYSAVRANVSNGARALTELGFGVGPEDAEFPPLLDELLNAYEQHLAVDTCLFAGMAETLDWLDANGLPWGIVTNKPSRFTGPVLAGLNLDQRVGAVICPDHVKQRKPDPEGLLMAARQDRVNPTHCLYVGDHLRDIQAGQNAGMATAVAAFGYIDADDDPHGWQADYYLEQGSDLLPLLHTMNTRSHA, encoded by the coding sequence ATGAACAAGCTTGAAGCCGTTTATTTCGACCTGGACGGCACCTTGATTGATACCGCACCGGACTTTTATACGGTGCTCAATACCCTGCTGAAACAGCATGGCCGCCCAGAGGTCAGCTATTCTGCGGTGCGCGCCAATGTGTCCAATGGCGCCCGCGCCCTCACCGAGCTGGGCTTTGGGGTGGGGCCGGAGGATGCGGAATTTCCGCCCCTGCTGGACGAGCTGTTGAACGCCTATGAGCAGCATCTGGCCGTGGATACCTGCCTGTTCGCCGGCATGGCGGAAACCCTGGACTGGCTGGATGCCAACGGCCTGCCCTGGGGCATCGTGACCAACAAGCCGTCACGTTTCACCGGGCCGGTACTGGCCGGACTCAACCTGGACCAGCGCGTGGGTGCGGTGATCTGCCCGGACCATGTCAAACAGCGCAAGCCGGACCCGGAAGGCCTGCTGATGGCTGCCCGGCAGGACCGGGTGAACCCGACCCACTGCCTCTACGTGGGCGATCACCTGCGTGATATTCAGGCCGGCCAGAATGCCGGCATGGCCACCGCGGTGGCGGCCTTTGGCTATATCGATGCGGATGATGACCCCCACGGCTGGCAGGCCGATTATTATCTGGAACAAGGCAGCGATCTGTTACCCCTGCTGCATACGATGAACACAAGGAGTCATGCATGA
- a CDS encoding putative solute-binding protein has product MRYLKAFTTAATAALALTLSPAQAAEKRSMCVFDIIGANGDIYNIMKDYKTAALGWGVDLELKPYTDEKIASEDLKAGQCDAAVLTGIRGRQFNNYTGSLDSIGAIPSYDAMRTVITVLASGNPSINEKLVSGPYEVGGVAPMGAAYLFVKDRTIDTVGELSGKSIAVLEYDSAQASMASRVGMSPVMSDITNFSGRFNNGSVDICFAPIAAYSALELYKGMQPDGGMIDYVLGQLTAQVILKKDRFPDGYADSSRKYMLGQFDRAMTVIENANNEVDKKWWIRIPEADKLRYDEMMREARIALTNDGVYSKDMMSLLRKVRCKEEPSRAECVNPVE; this is encoded by the coding sequence ATGCGCTATTTGAAGGCGTTTACCACAGCAGCCACTGCTGCACTTGCATTGACACTTAGCCCCGCCCAGGCCGCCGAAAAACGGTCCATGTGCGTATTTGATATCATCGGTGCCAACGGTGATATCTATAACATCATGAAGGACTACAAGACCGCCGCCCTCGGTTGGGGTGTGGATCTGGAGCTGAAACCCTACACCGATGAAAAAATCGCCTCCGAAGATCTGAAAGCCGGCCAGTGCGATGCTGCGGTACTCACCGGTATCCGTGGCCGCCAGTTCAACAACTACACCGGCAGCCTGGACTCCATCGGTGCCATCCCCTCCTACGATGCCATGCGCACCGTGATCACCGTGCTGGCCAGTGGCAACCCCTCCATCAACGAGAAGCTGGTTTCCGGCCCCTACGAAGTGGGCGGCGTTGCCCCCATGGGTGCCGCCTACCTGTTCGTGAAAGATCGCACCATCGACACCGTGGGTGAGCTGTCCGGCAAATCCATCGCCGTACTGGAATATGACAGCGCCCAGGCCAGCATGGCGTCCCGGGTTGGCATGTCTCCGGTAATGTCCGACATCACCAACTTCTCCGGCCGCTTCAATAACGGTTCCGTGGACATCTGCTTTGCGCCGATTGCTGCCTACTCTGCCCTGGAACTGTACAAGGGCATGCAGCCGGATGGCGGCATGATCGATTATGTACTGGGCCAGCTGACTGCCCAGGTCATTCTCAAGAAAGACCGCTTCCCGGATGGCTATGCTGACAGCTCTCGTAAGTACATGCTTGGCCAGTTTGACCGCGCCATGACGGTGATCGAGAACGCCAACAACGAAGTCGACAAGAAGTGGTGGATTCGTATCCCCGAGGCCGACAAGCTGCGCTATGACGAAATGATGCGCGAAGCCCGCATCGCCCTGACCAATGATGGCGTTTACAGCAAGGATATGATGTCCCTGCTGCGCAAGGTGCGCTGCAAGGAAGAGCCTTCCCGCGCCGAATGCGTCAATCCGGTCGAGTAA
- a CDS encoding putative solute-binding protein gives MGIYRTLIMGLLGPALLSLASTSQALTLTAKQQQHLAEARKEMGLGPDDMLKRHICLWDLSGRSGPIFNGATNLRLDLLRYKIDISLEAFTNEGAMVASLKNGQCDAALMSGFRARQFNRFSGTIDAIGALPSLEHMDMLMKSIALPQLSKNMVSNKYQTLAVTPAGAAYLFVNDNKLNSLERVAGKKIAVLDFDPGQSKMVAQIGATPVATTLATAPNQFNNGSVDVLPAPLVAYQVLELYKGMSPDGGIVNYPIVQLTAQLIGHTDRFPPAFAAVIREVAADSFSSIQTALEKEAGQIPKHWWIEVDGNEKLQYDSMMRAARLKLRETGYYDATMLKIMKRIRCKLDAQRPECSQETE, from the coding sequence ATGGGGATTTATCGCACCCTTATTATGGGCCTTTTGGGCCCCGCTCTGCTGTCACTGGCAAGCACCAGCCAGGCACTCACACTGACAGCCAAGCAGCAACAACATCTTGCCGAAGCCCGCAAGGAAATGGGCTTGGGCCCGGACGACATGCTCAAGCGGCACATCTGCTTGTGGGATCTGTCCGGCCGCTCCGGCCCGATTTTCAACGGCGCCACCAACCTGCGTCTGGATTTGCTGCGCTATAAAATTGATATCAGCCTGGAAGCCTTTACCAACGAAGGCGCCATGGTCGCATCATTGAAAAATGGCCAATGTGACGCCGCGCTGATGAGTGGTTTTCGCGCCCGGCAGTTCAACCGTTTTAGCGGCACCATCGACGCTATCGGCGCTTTGCCGTCACTGGAACACATGGACATGCTGATGAAGTCCATCGCATTGCCCCAGCTCAGCAAAAACATGGTCAGCAACAAATACCAGACCCTTGCTGTCACCCCGGCCGGCGCAGCCTACTTGTTTGTCAACGACAACAAGCTGAACTCCCTGGAACGGGTCGCCGGCAAAAAGATCGCCGTACTCGATTTTGATCCGGGCCAGTCAAAGATGGTTGCCCAGATCGGTGCGACTCCAGTAGCCACGACCCTCGCCACTGCACCCAATCAGTTCAACAACGGCAGCGTGGATGTGCTTCCCGCACCACTGGTGGCCTATCAGGTACTGGAACTCTACAAGGGCATGTCACCGGATGGGGGCATTGTTAATTACCCGATCGTGCAACTCACCGCCCAGCTGATTGGTCACACTGACCGTTTCCCCCCGGCGTTTGCCGCAGTAATCCGGGAAGTGGCAGCCGACAGCTTTTCCTCTATCCAGACAGCGCTGGAAAAGGAAGCCGGGCAGATTCCCAAGCATTGGTGGATTGAAGTGGATGGCAATGAAAAGCTGCAATACGACAGCATGATGCGCGCAGCACGGCTGAAATTGCGCGAAACCGGCTACTACGATGCCACCATGCTGAAGATCATGAAGCGTATTCGCTGCAAGCTGGACGCCCAGCGACCAGAGTGCAGCCAGGAAACGGAATAA
- a CDS encoding putative solute-binding protein, translating to MRTPITLFFLVSLLCSSLSAANLTEAQKKQLQTLLPGVTLNDATLEQLEDVFYTREMPVRNRLKAISQMVGLDQMPPGSTLKRTICIWDIGGRNGLVFNAAMEQRALALEYGINLEMVPYTNESVMVDEFKAGRCDAALMSGLRARQFNLYSGSVDAIGAVPTQKHMHTLLQVLAHPRQAGHMVQGDYVVMGIYPAGAAHIFVNDKSISSLAKAAGKRVAVLDYDETQAEMVAAIGATPVTTDIVSAPNKFNNGQIDILPAPLVAYELLELYKGMSPDGGVVDYPLTQLSMQLIGRLDKFPNEVAQLIREASFEAYPEVIKRIEQETRRVPERWMIAIPDKDKREYEVMMQDARDALRAQKYYSADMLSLQRKIRCKFDPARSECSITE from the coding sequence ATGCGCACCCCAATCACCCTTTTCTTTCTCGTCAGCCTGCTGTGCTCATCACTGAGCGCTGCCAACCTGACTGAAGCCCAGAAGAAACAGCTCCAGACCCTGCTCCCCGGGGTGACGCTTAACGACGCCACTCTCGAACAACTGGAGGATGTTTTCTATACCCGGGAAATGCCGGTACGCAATCGCCTCAAGGCTATCAGCCAGATGGTCGGGTTGGACCAGATGCCTCCCGGCAGCACCCTGAAACGCACCATCTGCATCTGGGATATCGGCGGACGCAACGGCCTGGTATTCAATGCTGCCATGGAGCAGCGGGCGCTGGCTCTGGAGTACGGCATCAACCTGGAGATGGTGCCCTATACCAACGAAAGCGTGATGGTGGACGAGTTCAAGGCTGGCCGCTGCGATGCCGCCCTGATGAGCGGCCTGCGTGCCCGCCAGTTCAACCTCTACAGCGGCAGTGTGGACGCCATCGGCGCCGTGCCGACACAAAAGCATATGCACACCCTGCTGCAGGTGCTCGCTCACCCGAGACAGGCCGGCCATATGGTGCAGGGCGATTATGTGGTGATGGGCATCTACCCGGCCGGCGCCGCGCACATTTTCGTTAACGACAAGAGCATCAGCTCCCTGGCCAAGGCAGCCGGCAAGCGCGTTGCGGTTCTCGACTATGATGAGACCCAGGCGGAGATGGTGGCGGCCATTGGCGCTACGCCGGTGACCACCGATATCGTCAGCGCTCCCAACAAGTTCAACAACGGCCAGATTGATATTCTGCCCGCCCCCTTGGTCGCTTATGAACTGCTGGAACTCTATAAAGGCATGAGCCCGGATGGCGGCGTGGTGGACTACCCCCTGACCCAGCTCTCCATGCAGTTAATTGGACGCCTGGACAAGTTTCCCAACGAAGTGGCACAACTGATCCGCGAAGCCTCCTTCGAGGCCTACCCCGAAGTCATCAAACGCATAGAACAGGAAACCCGCCGGGTCCCCGAGCGCTGGATGATTGCAATTCCGGACAAGGACAAGCGGGAATACGAAGTGATGATGCAGGATGCCCGCGATGCATTGCGCGCCCAGAAATATTACAGCGCCGACATGCTCAGCCTGCAGCGCAAAATTCGCTGCAAATTCGACCCGGCACGATCCGAGTGCAGCATCACTGAATAA